A single genomic interval of Demequina sp. NBRC 110054 harbors:
- the serS gene encoding serine--tRNA ligase, which yields MIDLKLLRAEPDVVRQSQIARGDDPAIVDQVLEADAANRAALQEFEVARAEQKSLGKLVAQAKGEEKQELLARTKELSARVKQLQADADAASAKAVELAWSLGNIPEPGVPAGGEDDYAVLRHVGTPRDFAAEGVEVQDHLAIGEGLKAIDMERGAKVSGSRFYFLTGIGARLELAILNAAMATAIDHGFSPMITPTLVRPESMSGTGFLGKHAEEIYYLERDDLYLVGTSEVALAGYHSDEILDLSDGALRYAGWSACYRREAGSAGRDTRGIIRVHQFHKVEMYAYCRPEDAAEEHARFLAAEEYMLQALELPYRVIDTAAGDLGMSAARKFDCEAWLPSQERWMEVTSTSNTTTYQARRLKIREKGEKGTEPVATVNGTIGTTRWLVALLENHQQADGSVYVPEILRPYLGGEEYLKPVV from the coding sequence ACCTCAAGCTCCTCCGTGCCGAGCCCGACGTCGTCCGGCAGTCGCAGATCGCCCGTGGCGACGACCCCGCGATCGTGGACCAGGTCCTCGAGGCCGACGCGGCCAACCGCGCCGCCCTCCAGGAGTTCGAGGTCGCGCGCGCCGAGCAGAAGTCCCTCGGCAAGCTCGTCGCCCAGGCCAAGGGCGAGGAGAAGCAGGAGCTTCTCGCGCGCACCAAGGAGCTGTCCGCTCGCGTGAAGCAGCTCCAGGCCGACGCCGACGCCGCCTCGGCCAAGGCCGTCGAGCTCGCGTGGTCGCTCGGCAACATCCCCGAGCCCGGCGTCCCGGCTGGCGGCGAGGACGACTACGCGGTGCTGCGCCACGTCGGCACCCCGCGCGACTTCGCGGCCGAGGGCGTCGAGGTGCAGGACCACCTCGCGATCGGCGAGGGCCTCAAGGCGATCGACATGGAGCGCGGCGCGAAGGTGTCGGGCTCGCGCTTCTACTTCCTGACCGGCATCGGCGCGCGCCTCGAGCTCGCGATCCTCAACGCCGCGATGGCGACCGCGATCGACCACGGCTTCTCGCCGATGATCACGCCGACCCTGGTGCGTCCCGAGTCGATGTCCGGCACGGGCTTCCTGGGCAAGCACGCCGAGGAGATCTACTACCTCGAGCGCGACGACCTGTACCTGGTCGGCACGTCGGAGGTCGCGCTCGCGGGCTACCACTCGGACGAGATCCTCGACCTGTCCGACGGCGCCCTGCGCTACGCGGGTTGGAGCGCGTGCTACCGCCGCGAGGCCGGATCGGCAGGCCGCGACACCCGCGGCATCATCCGCGTCCACCAATTCCACAAGGTAGAGATGTACGCCTACTGCCGCCCCGAGGACGCCGCCGAGGAGCACGCCCGCTTCCTGGCCGCCGAGGAGTACATGCTCCAGGCCCTCGAGCTCCCGTACCGCGTGATCGACACGGCCGCCGGCGACCTCGGCATGAGCGCCGCCCGCAAGTTCGACTGCGAGGCGTGGCTGCCGAGCCAGGAGCGGTGGATGGAGGTCACCTCGACCTCGAACACCACGACGTATCAGGCGCGCCGTCTCAAGATCCGCGAGAAGGGCGAGAAGGGCACCGAGCCCGTCGCGACCGTCAACGGCACGATCGGCACGACGCGCTGGCTCGTCGCGCTGCTCGAGAACCACCAGCAGGCCGACGGCTCGGTCTACGTGCCCGAGATCCTTCGCCCGTACCTGGGCGGCGAGGAGTACCTCAAGCCCGTCGTCTGA
- a CDS encoding HAD family hydrolase: MTRDPATLRPPLDRDAWRLVGLDIDGTLMHWGGDISDAVVEAVSKVRMCRSHVILATGRTIIGTMPVLERLGIRRGWAVCANGAVTVKLNPQSPGGYDIVETTTFDPTAALDLIRREMPDAFFAVEDLGVGFRVNREFPMGELDGRQIVVDSFEELASQEVTRVVIRKPDADVSHFDDLVHRIGLNDVTYAVGYSAWLDLTPPNVTKASALEALRRQLGVYPDHTVAVGDGNNDIDMLKWAGTSAAMGNAPEAVCAVADQVVGSVDEDGVLEVLEPLIDPERLAVL, from the coding sequence ATGACGCGCGACCCGGCGACCCTGCGCCCTCCCCTCGACCGCGACGCCTGGCGTCTGGTCGGGCTCGACATCGACGGCACCCTCATGCACTGGGGTGGGGACATCTCCGACGCCGTGGTCGAGGCGGTCTCCAAGGTCCGCATGTGCCGCAGCCATGTGATCCTCGCGACCGGTCGCACCATCATCGGGACGATGCCGGTGCTCGAGCGGCTCGGGATCCGTCGCGGGTGGGCGGTGTGCGCGAACGGCGCCGTCACCGTGAAGCTCAACCCGCAGAGCCCCGGCGGCTACGACATCGTCGAGACCACGACCTTCGATCCCACGGCCGCGCTCGACCTCATCCGTCGGGAGATGCCCGATGCTTTCTTCGCGGTCGAGGACCTCGGCGTGGGCTTCCGCGTGAACCGCGAGTTCCCCATGGGCGAGCTCGACGGACGCCAGATCGTCGTCGACTCGTTCGAGGAGCTCGCGTCGCAGGAGGTGACCCGTGTCGTCATCCGCAAGCCCGACGCGGACGTGAGCCACTTCGACGACCTGGTCCACCGCATCGGCCTCAACGACGTGACGTACGCCGTCGGCTACTCCGCGTGGCTCGACCTCACGCCGCCCAACGTCACCAAGGCCTCGGCGCTCGAGGCGCTGCGTCGCCAGCTGGGCGTGTACCCGGACCACACGGTCGCGGTGGGAGACGGCAACAACGACATCGACATGCTCAAGTGGGCGGGCACTTCGGCCGCGATGGGCAACGCCCCCGAGGCGGTGTGCGCGGTCGCCGACCAGGTCGTCGGCTCGGTCGACGAGGACGGCGTGCTCGAGGTGCTCGAGCCCCTGATCGACCCGGAGCGGCTCGCGGTCCTCTGA
- a CDS encoding NAD(P)H-quinone oxidoreductase translates to MNVTRCAAAGGPEVLRQATVPDPSSRPGEVIIGVEASGVNRADVLQRKGHYPSPPGAPEWPGLEVAGTVSAVGEGVTARRVGDRVCALLPGGGYAEKVAVHESLTLPVPAGLSMSEAAALVEAACTALSNLREATAQAGETLLVHGGLGGVGSIAVQLGAALGMRVLATAGGRDRADRCVELGAEAAFDYRTEDWATEVAARGGADVILDVVGAAYLEPNLRALATDGRLVVIGMQKGSRGELDLGMLLAKRARVIGTTLRARPLEERAAIVADVERTVWPLVPDRVRPLVHATFPLADAAAAHTMLEAGGVTGSLVLTT, encoded by the coding sequence ATGAATGTCACCCGCTGCGCTGCGGCCGGAGGGCCAGAGGTGCTCAGGCAAGCCACCGTTCCGGACCCTTCGTCGCGACCCGGAGAGGTCATCATCGGCGTTGAAGCATCCGGTGTCAATCGTGCGGACGTGCTTCAGCGCAAGGGCCACTACCCCTCGCCGCCGGGCGCACCCGAGTGGCCCGGCCTGGAGGTCGCGGGCACGGTCTCGGCAGTCGGCGAGGGAGTGACCGCACGACGCGTAGGCGACCGCGTCTGCGCGCTCCTTCCCGGCGGTGGCTACGCGGAGAAGGTCGCGGTCCACGAGTCGCTCACCCTCCCGGTCCCGGCGGGACTGTCGATGAGCGAGGCCGCGGCCCTCGTCGAGGCGGCGTGCACCGCGCTGTCGAACCTGCGCGAAGCCACCGCGCAGGCGGGCGAGACCCTGCTCGTGCATGGCGGGCTCGGCGGCGTGGGATCGATCGCGGTGCAGCTCGGCGCGGCGCTGGGCATGCGCGTCCTGGCGACCGCCGGCGGCCGCGACCGCGCGGACCGCTGCGTCGAGCTCGGGGCGGAGGCGGCGTTCGACTATCGCACCGAGGACTGGGCGACCGAGGTCGCGGCGCGAGGCGGCGCCGATGTGATCCTGGACGTCGTCGGGGCGGCCTACCTCGAACCGAACCTGCGCGCGCTCGCGACTGATGGACGGCTCGTCGTGATCGGCATGCAGAAGGGTTCGCGCGGCGAGCTCGATCTCGGGATGCTGCTGGCGAAGCGGGCACGGGTGATCGGCACGACCCTGCGCGCGCGGCCGCTCGAAGAGCGCGCGGCGATCGTCGCGGACGTCGAGCGCACGGTGTGGCCGCTCGTGCCGGACCGCGTGCGACCGCTCGTGCACGCGACGTTCCCGCTGGCCGACGCTGCGGCGGCGCACACGATGCTCGAGGCCGGCGGGGTCACCGGCTCACTCGTGCTGACCACGTAG
- a CDS encoding AGE family epimerase/isomerase, producing the protein MTWLTSDAHRRWLESETDRLLHFGRESRDARGGFGYLDASGAIDPDRDVELWITCRMTHVYALGALLGRPGCTAYVDHGVDALLGRLRDEEHGGWFAAIGADGPTNTAKEAYGHAFVILAAASAAAIGRPGAMGLLEAAVAVHTERFWDDEAGMSRESFSRDWSDEEDYRGVNANMHTVEAYLAASDVLGDRELLDRAARITTRVIDGFGRANGWRLPEHFDRDWNPLLDYNEDEPAHPFRPYGATVGHALEWSRLIVQCASSLQQTGRAAPDWMVPAARELYAAAVRDGWHVDGHSGFVYTTDWEGAPVVRERMHWVVAEAVGAAAVLWRATKAAEYTEQYQQWWDFIGEHLIDVDQGSWHHELSTANEPSATVWAGKPDLYHALQATLLPRLPASPALAASLAAGNLDRA; encoded by the coding sequence ATGACGTGGCTGACCTCCGACGCTCACCGCCGCTGGCTCGAGAGCGAGACCGACCGGCTGCTCCACTTCGGCCGCGAGAGCCGCGACGCGAGGGGCGGGTTCGGCTACCTCGATGCGTCGGGCGCGATCGATCCCGACCGCGACGTCGAGCTGTGGATCACGTGCCGCATGACCCACGTGTACGCGCTCGGGGCACTGCTGGGCAGGCCCGGCTGCACCGCGTACGTCGACCACGGCGTCGACGCTCTGCTGGGGCGCCTGCGCGACGAGGAGCACGGCGGGTGGTTCGCCGCGATCGGCGCGGACGGCCCCACGAACACGGCGAAGGAGGCCTACGGCCATGCCTTCGTCATCCTCGCCGCTGCCTCGGCCGCCGCGATCGGCAGGCCCGGCGCGATGGGGCTGCTCGAGGCCGCCGTCGCGGTCCACACCGAGCGCTTCTGGGATGACGAGGCGGGCATGAGCCGCGAGTCGTTCTCGCGCGATTGGTCCGACGAGGAGGACTACCGCGGGGTCAACGCCAACATGCACACCGTCGAGGCCTACCTCGCTGCCTCCGACGTGCTCGGCGACCGCGAGCTGCTCGACCGCGCCGCCCGCATCACGACCCGAGTGATCGACGGCTTCGGCCGCGCGAACGGGTGGCGGCTGCCCGAGCACTTCGACCGCGACTGGAACCCGCTGCTCGACTACAACGAGGACGAGCCCGCGCACCCGTTCCGCCCCTACGGAGCCACGGTCGGTCATGCGCTCGAGTGGTCGCGGCTGATCGTGCAGTGCGCCTCGTCCCTCCAGCAGACCGGGCGCGCGGCCCCCGACTGGATGGTCCCGGCCGCGCGCGAGCTCTACGCCGCGGCGGTGCGCGACGGGTGGCACGTCGACGGGCACTCGGGCTTCGTCTACACGACCGACTGGGAGGGCGCCCCCGTCGTGCGCGAGCGCATGCACTGGGTCGTCGCCGAGGCCGTGGGCGCCGCCGCCGTGCTCTGGCGCGCCACCAAGGCTGCGGAGTACACCGAGCAGTACCAGCAGTGGTGGGACTTCATCGGCGAGCACCTCATCGACGTGGACCAGGGCTCGTGGCATCACGAGCTGTCGACGGCGAACGAGCCGTCGGCGACGGTCTGGGCCGGCAAGCCCGACCTCTATCACGCGCTCCAGGCCACGCTCCTGCCGCGCCTGCCCGCCTCGCCCGCGCTCGCGGCCTCGCTCGCTGCGGGGAATCTCGACCGCGCGTAG